The following proteins are encoded in a genomic region of Rhinolophus ferrumequinum isolate MPI-CBG mRhiFer1 chromosome 17, mRhiFer1_v1.p, whole genome shotgun sequence:
- the KRBOX1 gene encoding KRAB domain-containing protein 1 yields the protein MTTAVSLRTRPQESVTFEDVAVYFTEEERAWLVPGQRALYRDVMLENCGAVSSAASSTSKPALICQLEQGKEPCFTEPQGDLSRRAGPERYMSKMRSCIYLAKVISDAIKLRILQNHHFWEDRTKA from the exons ATGACGACAGCAGTGTCCTTAAGGACCAGGCCCCAG GAATCAGTGACTTTTGAGGACGTGGCTGTGtacttcacagaggaggaaagggcCTGGCTGGTACCTGGTCAGAGAGCCTTATACAGggatgtgatgctggagaactgCGGGGCTGTGTCCTCAG CAGCATCCTCCACTTCCAAACCAGCTCTGATCTGTCAGCTGGAACAAGGGAAAGAGCCATGTTTCACCGAGCCACAGGGAGACCTGAGCAGGAGAGCAGGCCCTGAAA GATACATGTCAAAAATGAGAAGCTGTATCTACTTAGCTAAGGTAATATCAGAtgcaataaaattaagaattcttcAAAATCATCACTTTTGGGAAGACAGGACAAAGGCTTAA